In Periplaneta americana isolate PAMFEO1 chromosome 3, P.americana_PAMFEO1_priV1, whole genome shotgun sequence, the following are encoded in one genomic region:
- the LOC138697001 gene encoding uncharacterized protein, with protein MKTHGVAALLLLLLLAAAAPGLAQQMSPMQMLNTARLMGCRLAGKDSGIDAQFAKAMLGMSDGAATRRCMLGCVIGWLHAGSNFVLWETGRDIVPRLPGHLLGKIQDLVGGCVASALKAQKKCSILSAVASCVVDTEKKNVVTWFQKTFMPWLPCWDFLKGAIPFVRFFDKTVANMRDSFMQRIVGAIRGDGGATFPQSSARDKPASTPAPVPTLPSPAANLTQ; from the coding sequence ATGAAGACACACGGTGTGGCcgcgctgctgctgctgctgctgctggcgGCGGCGGCGCCGGGACTCGCGCAGCAGATGAGTCCCATGCAGATGCTGAACACGGCGCGCCTCATGGGCTGCCGCCTCGCCGGCAAGGACAGCGGCATCGACGCGCAGTTCGCCAAGGCCATGCTGGGCATGTCGGACGGGGCCGCCACGCGGCGCTGCATGCTGGGCTGCGTCATCGGCTGGCTGCACGCCGGCTCCAACTTCGTCCTGTGGGAGACGGGCCGCGACATCGTGCCCCGGCTGCCCGGGCACCTGCTGGGCAAGATCCAGGACCTGGTGGGCGGCTGCGTGGCCTCCGCGCTCAAGGCGCAGAAGAAGTGCTCCATCCTGTCCGCCGTGGCCAGCTGCGTCGTGGACACCGAGAAGAAGAACGTGGTCACGTGGTTCCAGAAGACGTTCATGCCCTGGCTGCCGTGCTGGGACTTCCTCAAGGGCGCGATCCCCTTCGTGCGATTCTTCGACAAGACGGTGGCCAACATGCGCGACAGCTTCATGCAGCGGATCGTGGGTGCGATCCGCGGGGACGGGGGCGCCACCTTCCCGCAGTCGTCGGCACGCGACAAACCGGCGTCCACACCGGCGCCTGTGCCGACGCTGCCCAGTCCTGCTGCAAATCTGACTCAATGA